In the genome of Neofelis nebulosa isolate mNeoNeb1 chromosome 6, mNeoNeb1.pri, whole genome shotgun sequence, one region contains:
- the COQ3 gene encoding ubiquinone biosynthesis O-methyltransferase, mitochondrial isoform X1, producing the protein MWGGSKLSCSGNRFLGVVISRYRGTQTECTRLITSAVYSENQFSWTPQTKPWVFSEYRIMWFKSYRMTFACLNRIKIYRYPWTRLYSTSRTTVDSSEVKTFLALAHRWWDEQGIYAPLHSMNDLRVPFIRDNLLKTVADHQPGKPLSGMKILDVGCGGGLLTEPLGRLGASVTGIDPVDENIKTAQHHKSFDPILDKRIEYRACSLEEIVEETTEAFDAVVASEVVEHVIDLETFIQCCCQVLKPGGSLFITTINKTQLSYALGIVFAEQIAGIVPKGTHTWEKFVSPEKLESILESNGLSVQSVAGMLYNPFSGYWHWSENTSLNYAAHAVKSRVQDHPVPDEFVFKGETEELRGQDSTNAGVQEELKK; encoded by the exons tttattcagaGAATCAGTTCAGTTGGACTCCACAGACTAAACCATGGGTTTTCAGTGAATACAGAATCATGTGGTTCAAATCCTATAGAATGACTTTTGCCTGcttgaatagaataaaaatttacag GTACCCTTGGACAAGACTGTACAGTACTTCTCGGACCACTGTAGACAGCAGTGAGGTAAAAACATTCCTGGCCCTGGCTCACAGGTGGTGGGATGAACAAGGAATATATGCACCTCTTCATTCTATGAATGACCTGAGGGTGCCATTTATTAG agacaatcttttaaaaacagttgCTGATCACCAGCCAGGCAAACCTTTGTCTGGGATGAAGATTCTTGATGTTGGCTGTGGTGGTGGATTATTAACTGAA CCTCTAGGGCGGCTTGGAGCTTCAGTTACTGGAATCGATCCTGTGGATGAGAACATTAAGACAGCACAGCACCATAAATCATTTGATCCAATCCTAGATAAGAGAATAGAGTACAGAGCATGTTCCCTGGAAGAGATTGTGGAAGAGACAACAGAAGCATTTGATGCTGTTGTAGCTTCTGAAGTTGTAGAGCATGTGATTGACCTAGAAACATTTATACAGTGCTGCTGTCAAGTGTTAAAA cctggtGGTTCTTTATTCATTACCACAATCAACAAAACACAGCTGTCCTATGCCTTGGGAATTGTTTTTGCCGAGCAAATTGCAGGTATTGTACCAAAAGGTACTCATACATGGGAGAAGTTTGTATCACCTGAAAAGCTAGAGAGCATTCTGGAATCAA atggtCTGTCGGTTCAAAGTGTGGCAGGAATGCTCTACAACCCATTCTCAGGTTACTGGCATTGGAGTGAAAACACCAGTCTTAACTATGCAGCTCATGCTGTGAAATCCAGGGTACAGGATCACCCAGTGCCTGATGAGTTTGTTTTCAAGGGGGAAACAGAGGAGCTTAGAGGCCAAGACTCCACCAACGCAGGTGTTCAGGAGGAGTTGAAGAAATGA
- the COQ3 gene encoding ubiquinone biosynthesis O-methyltransferase, mitochondrial isoform X2, with the protein MWFKSYRMTFACLNRIKIYRYPWTRLYSTSRTTVDSSEVKTFLALAHRWWDEQGIYAPLHSMNDLRVPFIRDNLLKTVADHQPGKPLSGMKILDVGCGGGLLTEPLGRLGASVTGIDPVDENIKTAQHHKSFDPILDKRIEYRACSLEEIVEETTEAFDAVVASEVVEHVIDLETFIQCCCQVLKPGGSLFITTINKTQLSYALGIVFAEQIAGIVPKGTHTWEKFVSPEKLESILESNGLSVQSVAGMLYNPFSGYWHWSENTSLNYAAHAVKSRVQDHPVPDEFVFKGETEELRGQDSTNAGVQEELKK; encoded by the exons ATGTGGTTCAAATCCTATAGAATGACTTTTGCCTGcttgaatagaataaaaatttacag GTACCCTTGGACAAGACTGTACAGTACTTCTCGGACCACTGTAGACAGCAGTGAGGTAAAAACATTCCTGGCCCTGGCTCACAGGTGGTGGGATGAACAAGGAATATATGCACCTCTTCATTCTATGAATGACCTGAGGGTGCCATTTATTAG agacaatcttttaaaaacagttgCTGATCACCAGCCAGGCAAACCTTTGTCTGGGATGAAGATTCTTGATGTTGGCTGTGGTGGTGGATTATTAACTGAA CCTCTAGGGCGGCTTGGAGCTTCAGTTACTGGAATCGATCCTGTGGATGAGAACATTAAGACAGCACAGCACCATAAATCATTTGATCCAATCCTAGATAAGAGAATAGAGTACAGAGCATGTTCCCTGGAAGAGATTGTGGAAGAGACAACAGAAGCATTTGATGCTGTTGTAGCTTCTGAAGTTGTAGAGCATGTGATTGACCTAGAAACATTTATACAGTGCTGCTGTCAAGTGTTAAAA cctggtGGTTCTTTATTCATTACCACAATCAACAAAACACAGCTGTCCTATGCCTTGGGAATTGTTTTTGCCGAGCAAATTGCAGGTATTGTACCAAAAGGTACTCATACATGGGAGAAGTTTGTATCACCTGAAAAGCTAGAGAGCATTCTGGAATCAA atggtCTGTCGGTTCAAAGTGTGGCAGGAATGCTCTACAACCCATTCTCAGGTTACTGGCATTGGAGTGAAAACACCAGTCTTAACTATGCAGCTCATGCTGTGAAATCCAGGGTACAGGATCACCCAGTGCCTGATGAGTTTGTTTTCAAGGGGGAAACAGAGGAGCTTAGAGGCCAAGACTCCACCAACGCAGGTGTTCAGGAGGAGTTGAAGAAATGA